From Streptomyces sp. TLI_235, a single genomic window includes:
- a CDS encoding two-component system response regulator DesR, giving the protein MTTVLESPLHPAAPTAQGGTAAVRVLLADRHHLFRSGLGALLGRESDLAVVAESPTAEEAAAEAARTRPAVAVLDPDLPGPGGPATAALIRDRAPATAVLLLTDRARTADLQRAVADGVAGVLLKDVPPAALISAVRELARGGRVYDPRLVVDAVRGGASPLTPREVTVLGHVADGSTIHEVAAALSLSPGTVRNYVSAAIAKTRARNRCDAIRIARERGWL; this is encoded by the coding sequence ATGACCACCGTCCTGGAAAGCCCGCTCCACCCGGCGGCCCCCACCGCCCAAGGCGGCACCGCCGCCGTCCGCGTCCTGCTCGCCGACCGACACCACCTGTTCCGCTCCGGGCTCGGCGCACTCCTCGGCCGGGAGAGCGACCTCGCCGTGGTCGCCGAGTCCCCCACCGCCGAGGAGGCCGCCGCCGAGGCCGCCCGTACCAGGCCCGCCGTCGCCGTCCTCGACCCGGACCTGCCGGGCCCCGGCGGCCCGGCCACCGCCGCGCTGATCCGCGACCGGGCCCCGGCCACCGCCGTCCTGCTGCTCACCGACCGGGCCCGCACCGCCGACCTCCAGCGGGCGGTCGCCGACGGGGTGGCCGGCGTCCTGCTCAAGGACGTGCCGCCGGCCGCACTGATCTCCGCCGTCCGGGAACTCGCCCGCGGCGGACGGGTCTACGACCCCCGGCTGGTGGTCGACGCGGTACGCGGCGGCGCCTCGCCCCTCACCCCGCGCGAGGTCACCGTGCTCGGCCACGTCGCGGACGGCTCCACCATCCACGAGGTCGCCGCCGCGCTCTCGCTCTCCCCCGGCACCGTCCGCAACTACGTCTCGGCGGCGATCGCCAAGACCCGCGCCCGCAACCGCTGCGACGCGATCCGCATCGCCCGCGAACGCGGCTGGCTCTGA
- a CDS encoding lantibiotic modifying enzyme, with product MSLDLQTWLRPADTAADGRADQGAGPARLLPGTARGDERLRAVVTAAASFDDRAAARSDGTAYFAPDPDEDRRTRAAAVDTWLRRAAGGHGGAGVLLDHLAETGRPLGDGLRPVILADPGELPPWALALAAFLRTLPTVPGPRTAVPGALTAAFGAAAAALLPDGPGGILGVPVTDRARADLAGTLTARLTEACNLSLCHELQAATGRPRATDWDAAGGLDTSVEGWLARLERLPALAHLVGTVCRQWQYVQTELFARLAADRALLVEQLWQGEDPGPLDQVRGDAGDRHAGGRSVALLHFAGGRAVVYKPKDMRHAAAYLDLVRRLNRELPLDLPVRTVLLRSDRGDDGHGASLAANCESDYGWEELVPHRPCADRGGFARFYRRLGMTIRLVQLLEGRDLWADNLIADGEHPALIDLECLLYPRVQAPPVLSPGQHGLLDELESTVVRTAMAFQAWTPAKHSGALDIGCLSRIGSLEVAPGVPALPLPPYRPVHDGRTADPWQYTDDLTAGYREMHAALHALRGELASADGPLAPFRGIWVRYIWRHTWDGYKIVRASTSPLALDSGATRETVIAGALHGAVTARAGDPGRGDLLEVVLAELDSYRVLDIPFFRSLTTSSSVFTADGREIPGHFQGTGWQRLQHRVAELDTFDLDAHLAVLTGCIDAARAGTELPAPPAGRARRTTTPGSGELLGHAVRIGDRILADRRGQGWLGQSWYPGTGLRQVEVLGLDLVTGTPGLAVLLAELWAATGEPRFHRAALQTLTTAAGLIDPDSPRGFAFAADSRLAAGAPVPGGLAGPGSLIHALARAGLLLGEPELLTRAQALVPGALAVATPAPARPGRPIRTPQPDTPMGTAGLLLNLLRLRRATGPGHTPTEDGIHTLAAAALASLSSEDAEESADNGFLDLVPAGPDSVAAALARTLAEAPTLLAAPETVRERLRGHLFATATRAGRLACLDTAVSLGAGSVDPAELGALTPPVGAAGIAGRTTRDLVATAGEALTAAEAGLLHTVPEGTDTLLPGPFYDGREAAGLLVGELIARHEATGRWHPDRAADDRINLCALDGTAAVGLLLLRLLDPATAPLATLR from the coding sequence ATGTCGCTCGACCTGCAGACCTGGCTCCGCCCCGCCGACACCGCCGCCGACGGGCGTGCCGACCAGGGCGCCGGCCCCGCCCGGCTGCTCCCCGGTACCGCCCGGGGCGACGAGCGGCTGCGCGCCGTGGTGACCGCCGCGGCCTCCTTCGACGACCGGGCGGCCGCCCGCTCCGACGGCACCGCGTACTTCGCCCCCGACCCGGACGAGGACCGGCGCACCCGCGCCGCCGCCGTCGACACCTGGCTGCGGCGGGCGGCCGGCGGCCACGGCGGCGCCGGCGTGCTGCTCGACCACCTCGCCGAGACCGGCCGGCCGCTCGGTGACGGCCTGCGCCCCGTCATCCTCGCCGACCCGGGCGAACTGCCGCCCTGGGCCCTCGCCCTGGCCGCCTTCCTGCGTACCCTGCCCACCGTGCCCGGCCCCAGGACCGCCGTGCCGGGCGCCCTCACCGCCGCTTTCGGGGCCGCCGCAGCTGCGCTGCTGCCCGACGGCCCCGGCGGCATCCTCGGCGTCCCCGTCACCGACCGGGCCCGCGCCGACCTGGCCGGCACCCTGACCGCCCGGCTCACCGAGGCCTGCAACCTCTCGCTCTGCCACGAACTGCAGGCCGCCACCGGCCGCCCCCGCGCCACCGACTGGGACGCCGCCGGCGGCCTGGACACCTCCGTGGAGGGCTGGCTGGCCCGGCTGGAGCGGCTGCCCGCCCTCGCCCACCTGGTCGGCACGGTCTGCCGGCAGTGGCAGTACGTGCAGACCGAGCTGTTCGCCCGGCTCGCCGCCGACCGCGCCCTGCTGGTCGAGCAGCTCTGGCAGGGCGAGGACCCCGGGCCGCTCGACCAGGTCCGCGGCGACGCCGGCGACCGGCACGCCGGCGGCCGCTCGGTCGCCCTGCTGCACTTCGCGGGCGGCCGGGCCGTCGTCTACAAGCCCAAGGACATGCGGCACGCCGCCGCCTACCTCGACCTGGTGCGCCGACTCAACCGCGAACTCCCGCTCGACCTGCCGGTGCGCACCGTGCTGCTGCGCAGCGACCGCGGCGACGACGGCCACGGCGCCTCGCTCGCCGCCAACTGCGAGAGCGACTACGGCTGGGAGGAGCTCGTCCCGCACCGCCCCTGCGCCGACCGCGGCGGCTTCGCCCGCTTCTACCGGCGGCTCGGCATGACGATCCGGCTCGTCCAGCTGCTGGAGGGCCGCGACCTGTGGGCCGACAACCTGATCGCCGACGGCGAGCACCCGGCGCTGATCGACCTGGAGTGCCTGCTCTACCCGCGCGTCCAGGCGCCGCCGGTGCTCAGCCCCGGCCAGCACGGCCTGCTGGACGAACTGGAGTCCACCGTGGTGCGCACCGCGATGGCCTTCCAGGCCTGGACACCGGCCAAGCACTCCGGCGCCCTCGACATCGGCTGCCTCTCCCGGATCGGCAGCCTGGAGGTCGCCCCGGGCGTGCCCGCGCTGCCGCTGCCCCCGTACCGGCCCGTCCACGACGGCCGGACCGCCGACCCGTGGCAGTACACCGACGACCTCACCGCCGGCTACCGCGAGATGCACGCCGCCCTCCACGCGCTGCGCGGCGAACTCGCGTCCGCGGACGGCCCGCTGGCACCCTTCCGGGGCATCTGGGTGCGCTACATCTGGCGGCACACCTGGGACGGGTACAAGATCGTCCGCGCCTCGACCAGCCCGCTCGCCCTCGACAGCGGGGCCACCCGAGAGACGGTCATCGCCGGCGCCCTGCACGGCGCCGTCACCGCCCGCGCCGGCGACCCCGGCCGCGGCGACCTGCTGGAGGTCGTCCTCGCCGAACTCGACTCCTACCGGGTGCTCGACATCCCGTTCTTCCGCTCCCTCACCACCTCCTCCTCGGTCTTCACCGCCGACGGCCGGGAGATCCCCGGCCACTTCCAGGGCACCGGCTGGCAGCGCCTCCAGCACCGGGTCGCCGAACTCGACACCTTCGACCTGGACGCCCACCTCGCCGTCCTCACCGGCTGCATCGACGCCGCCCGGGCCGGCACCGAACTGCCCGCCCCGCCCGCCGGCCGCGCCCGCCGCACCACCACCCCGGGCTCCGGCGAACTCCTCGGCCACGCCGTCCGGATCGGCGACCGCATCCTCGCCGACCGGCGCGGCCAGGGCTGGCTCGGCCAGAGCTGGTACCCCGGCACCGGCCTGCGCCAGGTCGAGGTGCTCGGCCTCGACCTCGTCACCGGCACCCCCGGCCTCGCCGTGCTGCTCGCCGAACTCTGGGCCGCCACCGGCGAACCCCGCTTCCACCGCGCCGCCCTGCAGACCCTCACCACCGCCGCCGGCCTCATCGACCCGGACTCCCCGCGCGGCTTCGCCTTCGCCGCCGACAGCCGGCTCGCCGCCGGCGCCCCCGTCCCCGGCGGACTGGCCGGCCCCGGCTCGCTGATCCACGCCCTCGCCCGGGCCGGCCTCCTGCTCGGCGAACCCGAACTCCTCACCCGTGCCCAGGCCCTGGTGCCCGGCGCGCTCGCCGTCGCCACCCCCGCCCCAGCCCGCCCCGGACGCCCAATCCGCACCCCGCAGCCCGACACCCCGATGGGAACCGCCGGACTGCTGCTCAACCTGCTCCGGCTGCGCCGCGCCACCGGCCCCGGCCACACGCCGACCGAGGACGGCATCCACACCCTCGCCGCCGCCGCGCTGGCCAGCCTCAGCTCGGAGGACGCCGAGGAGAGCGCCGACAACGGTTTCCTCGACCTCGTCCCGGCCGGCCCCGACTCGGTCGCCGCCGCCCTCGCCCGCACCCTCGCCGAGGCACCCACCCTGCTCGCCGCCCCCGAGACCGTCCGCGAACGCCTCCGCGGACACCTGTTCGCCACCGCCACCCGGGCTGGCCGGCTCGCCTGCCTGGACACCGCCGTCTCGCTCGGCGCCGGCAGCGTCGACCCGGCCGAACTCGGCGCCCTCACCCCACCGGTGGGCGCGGCCGGAATCGCCGGCCGCACCACCCGCGACCTGGTCGCCACCGCAGGCGAGGCACTCACCGCCGCCGAGGCCGGCCTGCTGCACACCGTCCCCGAGGGCACCGACACGCTGCTGCCCGGCCCGTTCTACGACGGCAGGGAAGCCGCCGGACTGCTCGTCGGCGAGCTGATCGCCCGGCACGAGGCCACCGGCCGCTGGCACCCCGACCGGGCCGCCGACGACCGGATCAACCTCTGCGCCCTCGACGGCACCGCCGCCGTCGGCCTGCTGCTGCTGCGTCTGCTCGACCCCGCCACCGCCCCGCTCGCCACCCTGCGCTGA
- a CDS encoding SagB-type dehydrogenase family enzyme produces the protein MTVTEQLPPDLAAGGGPLRTLLRLRPEVVVTAQGDDLELSHPWGRQRVHALGAETVDRLAELTRTEVDLDELPVGGRLLHLLRRFPYLVTTTLADPLGVPLATAVPIARSAGLPGLTLPSDTAVLSRFAYLRRLPEEHAGACVLESPTAPFRLTLHRPAAGAFVAAVTASRPVAEAALLAGLAPAAGRSLAGLLAGAGFLDDTAQGEPPLWDFHDLLFHARSRPGRHDYPSGGVFAHPDVAQLPAIPGTGPREEGAGIDLPVPDWDEVLARDPALSEVLEGRRSVRSYAERPVTLDQLGELLYRVARVRRVVPGDPADPHGYDIVDRPYPAGGATGELEVYLSVVRCEGLVPGVYRYDAAAHRLRPRPFTGPGDEAAFRELMTAAWRATGCSVDPQVLLTVTSRFGRLSWKYSQIAYALTLKHVGVVYQTLYLVATAMGLAPCGLGSGDTDAAARALGLDWTAESSVGEFLIGSRAAGIPRTAHGFADMIPQARG, from the coding sequence ATGACCGTGACCGAACAGCTGCCGCCCGACCTCGCGGCCGGCGGCGGCCCCCTGCGCACCCTGCTGCGGCTGCGCCCGGAGGTCGTCGTCACCGCCCAGGGCGACGACCTCGAACTCAGCCACCCCTGGGGCCGCCAGCGGGTGCACGCCCTCGGCGCCGAGACCGTCGACCGGCTCGCCGAACTCACCCGCACCGAGGTCGACCTCGACGAACTCCCCGTCGGCGGCAGGCTGCTGCACCTGCTGCGGCGCTTCCCGTACCTGGTCACCACCACGCTCGCCGACCCGCTCGGCGTACCGCTGGCGACCGCCGTGCCGATCGCCCGCTCGGCCGGACTGCCCGGTCTCACCCTGCCGTCCGACACCGCGGTGCTCTCCCGGTTCGCCTACCTGCGGCGGCTGCCCGAGGAGCACGCCGGGGCATGCGTCCTGGAGTCCCCTACGGCGCCGTTCCGGCTCACCCTGCACCGGCCGGCCGCAGGCGCCTTCGTCGCGGCGGTCACCGCCTCCCGCCCGGTGGCGGAGGCGGCACTGCTGGCCGGCCTCGCCCCCGCGGCCGGACGGTCGCTCGCCGGACTGCTCGCCGGCGCCGGCTTCCTGGACGACACCGCGCAGGGCGAACCGCCGCTGTGGGACTTCCACGACCTGCTCTTCCACGCCCGCAGCCGCCCGGGCCGGCACGACTACCCGAGCGGCGGCGTCTTCGCCCACCCCGACGTCGCCCAGCTGCCGGCGATCCCCGGCACCGGCCCGCGCGAGGAAGGCGCCGGCATCGACCTGCCCGTCCCCGACTGGGACGAGGTGCTGGCCCGCGACCCGGCCCTCTCCGAAGTCCTGGAGGGCCGCCGCTCCGTCCGCAGCTACGCCGAGCGGCCGGTCACCCTCGACCAACTCGGCGAACTGCTCTACCGGGTGGCCCGGGTCCGGCGGGTCGTCCCCGGCGACCCGGCAGACCCGCACGGCTACGACATCGTCGACCGCCCGTACCCGGCCGGCGGCGCCACCGGTGAACTCGAGGTCTACCTCTCGGTGGTGCGCTGCGAGGGGCTGGTGCCGGGCGTCTACCGGTACGACGCGGCCGCGCACCGGCTGCGGCCCCGGCCCTTCACCGGGCCGGGCGACGAGGCGGCGTTCCGCGAACTGATGACGGCCGCCTGGCGGGCGACCGGGTGCAGCGTCGACCCGCAGGTGCTGCTCACCGTCACCTCGCGCTTCGGCCGGCTCTCCTGGAAGTACAGCCAGATCGCGTACGCGCTGACGCTCAAGCACGTCGGCGTCGTCTACCAGACGCTCTACCTGGTGGCGACGGCGATGGGGTTGGCCCCCTGCGGCCTCGGCTCCGGCGACACCGACGCGGCCGCACGGGCCCTCGGCCTGGACTGGACGGCCGAGTCCTCCGTCGGTGAATTCCTGATCGGCAGCCGCGCCGCCGGCATCCCCCGCACCGCCCACGGCTTCGCCGACATGATCCCCCAGGCGAGGGGATAG
- a CDS encoding ribosomal protein S12 methylthiotransferase accessory factor, which yields MSDTTAIGFKRHYTPYVVDGEAVYLVSERGVSVVDGALAQRLAPLLDGTRSAEQIGAALDGTVPADKVLGAVGTLRDRGYLAPAGPVDDPAGAAYLEMAGLDGAAASATLRTSRARVEVYGDLDPQPFLDALAAAGVTVDEGAEFTVALTEDYLHPGLADRDRAARESGRPWLLARPVGSIVWVGPVFVPGAGAPGSGASGSGEDATGCWECLAHRLSANRQSLSYLQHRLGQDTPISTAGAHLAPTLGTGAQLAALEAAKWLAGVRPSEPVVLTFDTVLLEAERHRLVRRPQCPSCGDPGLMAERQLAPVAFTSRPKAFTADGGHRSASPEDMLDRYRPQLSPVTGVVTSLVPAARTPTGLRVYVSGQNLSRQSGDLRQLRTGLRSVSCGKGRTDVQARASALGEAMERYSGVFQGDEARRTANFTELGDAAIHPARTLLYSDRQYEERARWNARRSMFNTVPERFREDERIEWSPAWSLTERRTRWLPTMSLYYGYRHRNGFFAAGDSNGCAAGTSFEDAALQGFLELVERDAVALWWYNRVQRPAVDLNAFDDPYIAELRDVYRGLRREIWALDLTSDFGIPVVGAFSRRVDKPAEDILIAFGAHLDPHIALTRALTEMNQFLGPVAGDAEGRVSYAGADPEQKAWWTTATIAGNPHLLPAPATAAAGPGRWTKLAGTDLADDLALAQRLVEDRGMEFLVLDQTRPDVGLPVAKVIVPGMRHFWARFAPGRLYDVPLALGWLDRPTREEDLNPVPIFI from the coding sequence ATGTCCGACACCACCGCGATCGGCTTCAAACGCCACTACACCCCGTACGTCGTCGACGGCGAGGCCGTCTACCTGGTCTCCGAACGCGGCGTCTCCGTGGTCGACGGCGCCCTCGCCCAGCGTCTCGCCCCGCTGCTGGACGGCACCCGCAGCGCCGAGCAGATCGGCGCCGCCCTGGACGGCACGGTGCCCGCCGACAAGGTGCTCGGCGCCGTCGGCACCCTCCGCGACCGCGGCTACCTCGCCCCCGCCGGGCCGGTCGACGACCCGGCCGGCGCCGCCTACCTGGAGATGGCCGGACTGGACGGCGCCGCCGCCTCCGCGACGCTGCGCACCTCCCGGGCCCGCGTCGAGGTGTACGGCGACCTCGATCCGCAGCCCTTCCTCGACGCGCTCGCCGCCGCAGGCGTCACCGTCGACGAGGGCGCCGAGTTCACCGTCGCCCTCACCGAGGACTACCTGCACCCCGGGCTCGCCGACCGCGACCGCGCCGCCCGGGAGAGCGGCCGCCCCTGGCTGCTCGCCCGCCCGGTCGGCTCGATCGTCTGGGTCGGCCCGGTCTTCGTCCCCGGCGCCGGGGCCCCCGGTTCCGGGGCCTCCGGTTCCGGGGAGGACGCCACCGGCTGCTGGGAGTGCCTCGCCCACCGGCTCTCCGCCAACCGCCAGTCGCTCAGCTACCTGCAGCACCGGCTCGGCCAGGACACCCCGATCTCCACCGCCGGCGCCCACCTCGCACCCACCCTCGGCACCGGCGCCCAGCTCGCCGCCCTGGAGGCCGCCAAGTGGCTCGCCGGGGTGCGCCCTTCGGAGCCGGTGGTGCTCACCTTCGACACCGTGCTGCTGGAGGCCGAACGCCACCGGCTGGTGCGCCGCCCGCAGTGCCCGTCCTGCGGCGACCCCGGCCTGATGGCCGAACGCCAGCTCGCCCCGGTCGCGTTCACCTCCCGACCCAAGGCGTTCACCGCGGACGGTGGCCACCGCTCCGCCTCGCCGGAGGACATGCTGGACCGCTACCGGCCCCAACTCTCCCCGGTGACGGGCGTGGTGACCTCGCTGGTGCCCGCCGCCCGCACCCCCACCGGCCTGCGGGTGTACGTCTCCGGGCAGAACCTCTCCCGGCAGAGCGGCGACCTGCGCCAACTCCGCACCGGCCTGCGCTCGGTGAGCTGCGGCAAGGGCCGCACCGACGTCCAGGCCCGGGCCAGCGCGCTCGGCGAGGCCATGGAGCGCTACTCCGGCGTCTTCCAGGGCGACGAGGCCCGCCGCACCGCGAACTTCACCGAACTCGGCGACGCCGCGATCCACCCCGCCCGCACCCTGCTGTACAGCGACCGCCAGTACGAGGAGCGGGCCCGCTGGAACGCCCGCCGCTCGATGTTCAACACCGTGCCCGAGCGGTTCCGCGAGGACGAGCGGATCGAATGGTCGCCCGCCTGGTCGCTCACCGAGCGGCGCACCCGCTGGCTGCCCACCATGTCCCTCTACTACGGCTACCGGCACCGCAACGGCTTCTTCGCCGCCGGCGACTCCAACGGCTGCGCGGCAGGGACCTCCTTCGAGGACGCCGCCCTGCAGGGCTTCCTGGAGCTCGTCGAACGCGACGCCGTCGCCCTCTGGTGGTACAACCGGGTGCAGCGTCCCGCCGTCGACCTGAACGCCTTCGACGACCCGTACATCGCCGAACTCCGCGACGTCTACCGGGGGCTGCGCCGCGAGATCTGGGCCCTCGACCTCACCTCGGACTTCGGCATCCCGGTGGTCGGCGCCTTCTCCCGGCGTGTGGACAAGCCCGCCGAGGACATCCTGATCGCCTTCGGCGCCCACCTCGACCCGCACATCGCGCTCACCCGGGCACTCACCGAGATGAACCAGTTCCTCGGCCCGGTCGCGGGCGACGCCGAAGGCCGGGTCAGCTACGCCGGCGCCGACCCCGAGCAGAAGGCCTGGTGGACCACGGCCACGATCGCCGGCAACCCCCACCTGCTGCCCGCCCCGGCCACCGCGGCCGCCGGCCCCGGCCGCTGGACGAAGCTCGCCGGCACCGACCTCGCCGACGACCTCGCGCTCGCCCAACGCCTGGTCGAGGACCGCGGCATGGAGTTCCTGGTGCTCGACCAGACCCGCCCCGACGTCGGCCTGCCGGTCGCCAAGGTGATCGTCCCGGGCATGCGGCACTTCTGGGCCCGCTTCGCCCCCGGCCGCCTCTACGACGTGCCGCTCGCCCTCGGCTGGCTCGACCGGCCGACCCGGGAGGAGGATCTCAACCCCGTCCCGATCTTCATCTGA